One stretch of Vicinamibacterales bacterium DNA includes these proteins:
- a CDS encoding sigma 54-interacting transcriptional regulator — MANAALQPVIARATSALDRGQAAVTIELLAPLLRAPSSLTRDDELAVRVMLAESYLLQGDLAQAGTVLGRSPDTIREHLPQVLHSNLWRLHGRVAFARGEQSRAIALHNRALKQAEIAHDSRAIGLAHFYLGQCYRQVGDMAIVREHIAEAAAALHAAGDKRHLAMVHSLSAVMLAQTGRYDEANAALRQAERMASLLQADDVLATVYGNQASVALIRHRYEQALALAERAVNLHEGLGQGPGLSVALATLGQICVRVGNLDRADTVLHRALDVRSAMQFHETTGAVYDTLAQMSLMRGDYEYAAEYLRQAAEAYGAYGRNTSRWYEWSLRVITARLATRRGQPDEALAIADEIVKSTNAPPAEAIEAELIAAEALLSAARVDEADRRLTQVESRLDPRTTPGAWGEFLRLRGDLRARQTRTTEAYHDIAQSSSVFELVGERYQAAVSQMALARLASKAGARSTADRHYQYAAQVFQSLGATRDLEQVQAAMAAAQPPGTGEYVGSPADADDALVRRLVDAAVLPDLLARELAATLLEAVTADVTVVFAELPGGDVRLIAQAGADAEASRAIAKLALQGATYGGGSLIVEAIGREPDGPRHVVIATPRTLGHPLLRRVRMMAAVARQGFDLCGVRDRPTAAVDSTTERPLEPLLPGFLCASAAMHRVVDQIQRLQGNDLTVLITGESGTGKELVARAIHVGSSRNAATFLPYNCTTTTRELADSQLFGHRRGSFTGAVSDQPGLIRTATGGTLFLDEVGDLPLDVQPKLLRFLEQGEIMPVGENRPQPVDVRVLAATNADLEQRVAEGKFREDLYYRLSVIRIHVPPLRQRREEIPHLTTFFLREASDRLGKPDMRLSPEVLDLFAQYWWPGNVRQLRNEIQRAVAMAPPASTIGPEHLSADLTAAATTPQSGSASGSRVSLRGGQTLASVVDEIERDLIREMMSRHRGNISETARALGLTRRGLYLKLRRLGIEGGPDVATK; from the coding sequence GTGGCTAATGCCGCGCTGCAACCGGTAATCGCTCGCGCCACCTCCGCTCTCGACCGCGGCCAGGCCGCGGTCACGATTGAGTTGCTGGCGCCGCTGCTGCGCGCGCCCTCGTCGCTCACGCGGGATGACGAGTTGGCCGTCAGGGTCATGCTGGCTGAATCGTACCTCTTGCAGGGGGACCTTGCACAGGCCGGAACCGTGCTTGGCCGCTCCCCCGATACGATTCGCGAGCACCTGCCTCAGGTCCTCCACTCGAATCTCTGGCGGCTCCATGGCCGCGTCGCCTTCGCCCGTGGCGAACAGTCCCGGGCCATTGCCCTCCACAACCGCGCGCTCAAGCAGGCCGAGATCGCGCACGATTCGCGCGCCATCGGCCTCGCCCACTTCTACCTGGGCCAGTGCTACCGGCAAGTGGGCGACATGGCGATTGTGCGAGAGCACATCGCCGAAGCCGCCGCCGCCCTGCACGCGGCGGGAGACAAGCGGCACCTGGCGATGGTGCACTCACTGTCGGCGGTGATGCTCGCGCAGACCGGCCGCTACGACGAAGCCAATGCCGCCCTGCGGCAGGCGGAACGCATGGCGTCGCTGCTGCAGGCCGACGATGTGCTGGCCACGGTGTATGGGAACCAGGCGAGCGTCGCGCTGATTCGGCACCGTTACGAGCAGGCGCTGGCGCTGGCGGAACGGGCGGTGAACCTGCACGAAGGCCTCGGCCAGGGCCCCGGCCTGTCGGTGGCCCTCGCCACGCTCGGCCAGATTTGCGTGCGCGTCGGCAACCTGGATCGGGCCGACACCGTCCTGCACCGCGCGCTCGATGTCCGCAGCGCGATGCAGTTCCACGAAACCACCGGCGCCGTCTACGACACGCTCGCGCAGATGTCCCTGATGCGCGGCGACTACGAGTACGCCGCGGAGTACTTGCGCCAGGCCGCGGAAGCGTACGGCGCCTACGGCCGTAACACGAGCCGTTGGTACGAGTGGTCGCTGCGGGTGATCACCGCGCGCCTGGCCACGCGGCGCGGCCAGCCGGATGAGGCGCTGGCCATCGCCGATGAAATCGTCAAGTCCACCAACGCCCCGCCCGCGGAAGCGATTGAAGCGGAGCTGATCGCCGCCGAGGCCTTGCTCTCCGCGGCGCGCGTCGATGAGGCGGATCGCCGGCTGACGCAGGTGGAGTCGCGCCTGGATCCGCGGACCACGCCGGGCGCGTGGGGCGAGTTCCTGCGGCTGCGCGGCGACCTGCGCGCGCGGCAGACGCGCACGACCGAGGCGTATCACGACATCGCCCAGAGCTCGAGCGTGTTCGAGCTGGTGGGCGAACGCTACCAGGCCGCGGTCAGCCAGATGGCGCTCGCCCGCCTCGCCTCGAAGGCCGGCGCCCGCTCCACCGCCGATCGCCATTACCAGTACGCCGCGCAGGTGTTCCAGTCGCTGGGCGCGACGCGCGACCTCGAACAAGTGCAGGCCGCCATGGCCGCGGCGCAACCTCCGGGCACCGGCGAGTACGTCGGCTCGCCGGCCGACGCCGACGATGCCCTGGTGCGGCGCCTGGTCGATGCGGCGGTGTTACCCGACCTGCTCGCGCGCGAGCTGGCAGCAACGCTGCTCGAAGCGGTCACCGCCGACGTCACGGTGGTGTTCGCGGAGTTGCCCGGCGGCGACGTGCGCCTGATCGCGCAGGCCGGCGCCGACGCCGAGGCCTCGCGCGCCATTGCCAAGCTCGCCCTGCAGGGCGCCACTTACGGCGGCGGCAGCCTGATCGTCGAAGCCATCGGTCGCGAGCCCGATGGCCCTCGCCACGTGGTGATTGCCACGCCGCGCACGCTCGGGCATCCGTTGCTGCGCCGGGTCCGCATGATGGCCGCCGTGGCGCGGCAAGGCTTCGACTTGTGCGGCGTCCGCGATCGGCCGACCGCGGCGGTCGACTCCACCACCGAGCGGCCGCTCGAGCCGCTGCTGCCGGGCTTCCTCTGCGCCAGCGCCGCCATGCATCGCGTGGTCGATCAGATCCAGCGGCTGCAGGGCAACGACCTGACCGTGCTGATCACCGGCGAGAGCGGCACCGGCAAGGAACTGGTGGCGCGGGCCATCCACGTCGGCTCGTCCCGCAACGCCGCCACCTTCCTGCCCTACAACTGCACGACCACGACCCGGGAGCTGGCCGACAGCCAGTTGTTCGGGCATCGGCGCGGATCGTTCACCGGCGCGGTGTCGGATCAACCCGGCCTCATTCGCACCGCCACCGGCGGGACCCTCTTCCTGGACGAAGTCGGCGACTTGCCGCTCGACGTGCAGCCCAAGCTGCTCCGCTTCCTGGAACAGGGCGAGATCATGCCCGTCGGCGAGAACCGCCCGCAGCCGGTGGATGTGCGCGTGCTGGCCGCCACCAACGCCGACCTCGAACAGCGCGTCGCCGAAGGCAAGTTCCGTGAAGACCTCTACTACCGCCTGAGTGTGATCCGCATCCACGTGCCGCCCCTGCGGCAGCGCCGGGAAGAGATTCCGCACCTGACGACGTTCTTCCTGCGCGAGGCGTCGGACCGGCTGGGCAAACCCGACATGCGGTTGAGTCCCGAGGTGCTGGACCTCTTCGCGCAGTACTGGTGGCCGGGCAACGTCCGGCAACTGCGCAACGAGATCCAGCGCGCCGTGGCCATGGCCCCTCCCGCGAGCACGATCGGCCCCGAACACCTGTCGGCGGACCTCACGGCGGCGGCCACGACCCCGCAGTCGGGCTCGGCGAGCGGCTCGCGCGTCTCGCTCCGCGGCGGCCAGACCCTGGCGTCGGTGGTGGACGAGATCGAACGCGATCTGATTCGCGAGATGATGTCCAGGCATCGCGGCAACATCTCCGAGACGGCCCGCGCCCTCGGCCTCACCCGTCGTGGCCTGTACCTCAAGCTGCGCCGGTTGGGCATCGAGGGCGGTCCCGATGTGGCTA
- a CDS encoding protein phosphatase 2C domain-containing protein, which translates to MELTVGSRTDTGPRKMNQDRLGWWPELGLFVVADGMGGHNAGEVASNMAVEAIHKFIADSANGSDITWPFGLEVAKSIDVNRLTTAVRLANRKVYSEGTRHAELSGMGTTVVAALVSGDRVAMASVGDSRIYRLRDGSLEQLTKDDTWLASVLGAQEADAADPAHPLRHVLTSVVGTRDDVKPGEREEQLVSGDTFVLCSDGVHGRLDSASIAEVLQGASSAPDQASRLVDAALTRGTSDNATALVISIS; encoded by the coding sequence ATGGAGTTGACCGTCGGCAGCCGGACCGACACGGGTCCGCGCAAAATGAACCAGGATCGCCTCGGATGGTGGCCGGAGCTCGGCCTGTTCGTGGTGGCCGATGGCATGGGCGGCCACAACGCCGGTGAAGTGGCGTCGAACATGGCGGTGGAGGCCATCCACAAGTTCATTGCCGACAGCGCCAACGGCAGCGACATCACGTGGCCGTTCGGCCTCGAGGTCGCGAAGTCAATCGACGTGAACCGCCTCACGACCGCCGTGCGCCTTGCCAACCGCAAGGTCTATTCCGAGGGCACGCGCCACGCCGAGTTGAGCGGCATGGGAACCACGGTGGTGGCGGCGTTGGTGAGCGGCGATCGGGTGGCCATGGCCAGCGTCGGCGACAGCCGGATCTACCGGCTGCGTGATGGCAGCCTCGAGCAGTTGACGAAAGACGACACCTGGCTCGCCTCCGTGCTGGGGGCGCAGGAGGCCGATGCCGCGGACCCGGCGCATCCGCTGCGGCACGTGCTGACGAGCGTGGTCGGCACGCGCGACGATGTGAAACCCGGCGAGCGGGAAGAGCAGCTGGTGTCCGGTGACACGTTCGTGCTGTGCTCGGACGGCGTGCACGGCCGCCTCGACAGCGCGTCGATCGCCGAGGTCCTGCAGGGCGCCTCGTCCGCTCCCGATCAGGCCTCGCGCCTCGTCGATGCCGCGCTGACGCGTGGCACTTCCGACAACGCCACCGCCCTCGTCATTTCGATTTCCTGA
- a CDS encoding arylesterase, whose amino-acid sequence MRRSFVLIAVICLVVSACHREAPAPFAPAAGSPPPAAAPAPVAQGARPRIVFLGDSLTAGLGLDADQSFPALIEKRLASDGLNYEVVNAGVSGDTSAGGLRRVEWSLDGDVKVLVVALGANDGLRGLAPAELKRNLAGVLDRAAARGVTVILAGMEAPPNFGADYTRQFRSVYTDLAQTYRVRFVPFLLQGVAGDAALNQADGIHPNARGAQMVADLLWAELKPVLARPTPGTR is encoded by the coding sequence ATGCGTAGGTCCTTTGTCCTGATCGCCGTGATATGCCTCGTGGTGTCGGCGTGCCACCGCGAGGCGCCGGCCCCGTTCGCGCCGGCGGCGGGCTCGCCGCCGCCGGCCGCGGCGCCCGCGCCGGTCGCGCAAGGGGCCCGCCCGCGCATCGTGTTCCTGGGCGACAGCCTCACGGCGGGCCTTGGCCTCGACGCCGATCAGAGTTTCCCGGCGCTGATCGAGAAGCGGCTGGCGAGCGACGGCCTCAACTACGAAGTCGTCAACGCCGGCGTGTCGGGCGACACCTCGGCGGGCGGCCTGCGGCGTGTCGAGTGGTCGCTCGATGGCGACGTCAAGGTGCTGGTCGTCGCGCTGGGCGCCAACGACGGGCTGCGCGGGCTGGCGCCGGCGGAGCTGAAGCGGAACCTGGCCGGGGTGCTGGACCGGGCCGCGGCGCGGGGTGTCACCGTGATCCTGGCCGGCATGGAAGCGCCGCCCAATTTCGGCGCCGACTACACGCGGCAATTTCGCAGCGTCTATACCGATCTCGCCCAGACTTACCGGGTGCGGTTCGTGCCGTTCCTGCTGCAGGGCGTGGCCGGTGACGCGGCCCTCAACCAGGCGGACGGCATTCACCCCAACGCGCGCGGCGCGCAGATGGTCGCGGACCTGTTGTGGGCGGAACTGAAGCCGGTGCTCGCGCGTCCAACTCCGGGAACTCGATGA
- a CDS encoding ABC transporter ATP-binding protein — protein MSKTVQSGGQPLTILHPLDLDVPDGQCLAVVGPSGSGKSTLLGLIAGLDSASTGTIAIAGTEITSLNEDALARLRGEKIGFVFQFFHLVPSLTAFENIQVPMEIAGRRDAAARAQALLDEVGLHDRGHHYPAQLSGGEQQRIAIARALANDPPLILADEPTGNLDSSNGRHILDLLLQVRRSRRVTLVMVTHDASVAAVADARLVLRDGRPVVSERERGESAVMSPLGRVEP, from the coding sequence GTGAGCAAGACGGTCCAGAGCGGCGGGCAGCCCCTCACCATTCTCCATCCGCTCGACCTCGACGTGCCGGACGGGCAGTGCCTGGCCGTTGTCGGGCCGTCGGGCAGCGGCAAGTCCACGCTGCTCGGGCTGATCGCCGGGCTCGACTCGGCGTCCACCGGCACCATCGCGATTGCCGGGACCGAGATCACCAGCCTCAACGAAGACGCGCTGGCGCGGCTGCGTGGCGAGAAGATTGGTTTCGTGTTCCAGTTCTTTCACCTGGTGCCGTCGCTGACCGCGTTCGAGAACATCCAGGTCCCCATGGAGATCGCCGGCCGCCGCGACGCGGCGGCGCGGGCGCAGGCCCTGCTCGACGAAGTGGGGCTGCACGACCGCGGCCACCATTACCCGGCGCAGTTGTCGGGTGGCGAACAGCAGCGCATTGCGATTGCGCGGGCGCTGGCGAACGATCCGCCGCTGATTCTGGCCGATGAGCCGACCGGCAACCTCGACAGCTCGAATGGCCGCCACATCCTCGACCTGTTGTTGCAGGTGCGCCGCTCGCGCCGCGTCACGCTGGTGATGGTGACGCACGACGCGTCGGTCGCCGCGGTGGCGGACGCCCGGCTGGTGCTGCGCGACGGCCGGCCGGTGGTGAGCGAGCGCGAGCGCGGCGAATCAGCCGTGATGAGCCCGCTCGGGCGAGTCGAACCATGA
- a CDS encoding FtsX-like permease family protein, whose amino-acid sequence MRFVLYMAAREMRASWQRLLVFFVCIAVGVGAIVALRSVIQSVRDTFAGEARSLITADAIITSNQPIKPELAAKIADRLKAAGAESIRSVELATMARAADRADGRARMVELRAVEAGFPYYGAMRLAGATPYHHDLLRGFGVLVRPELLVQLGVAVGDDLAIGSQRFTIRGVIEGEPGRRLGAFSLGPRVFVDLADLEKTGLVRFGSRSTTQLLVRVPDAQLDPLIRGLRADFTNQFARVRSYQATEDDIGEDFARAENYLSLVGLVIVILGGIGVSSVTRVFVQQKMKSIAVLKCVGARSAQLLAVYVAQVLMLGLAGSLLGVGLAAAAMRAIPSLLAGTTPGVDISYALTLPAVAQGLGIGMLVSLLFSLVPLLEVRHVKPSLLLRDEPRRRRPDAVQIGVSLFVVAALVSLTVWQAGNWRVGLVVAAGFAVTALVLHLAGILMIKATAPLARSRWFALRHAVLQLSRPGSQMRIVLLAVGLGSFFIIGVRSLQTNLVDQFAVNVSADSPDMFLLDVQSDQVDSVRRAIAANQAPSAAPARLLPVLRARIVGVEGRELNLENYEDVRGRGSLAREYTITYRQALEPNERIVAGQLWDPTPSDAGEVSVEQFISEQFKINLGDTIRFDVLGRVIPARVTSVRLVEWSDSRAGGFMFVFRPGVLEKAPHSFIGFLRGPQDAGARARLQSALVEAAPNVSVIDGREILDTIKSVVDNVTLAVTVVGTLVVVSGLLILIGAVAMTKFRRVYEAAIFKTLGATRQLIATVLVLEYGLLGLLAGGIGAGGAIGLSWAVSRYALDIPFRPLLGMSAIGVAVTAVLVAAIGVISSWEVLQRKPLATLRAE is encoded by the coding sequence ATGAGGTTCGTGCTGTACATGGCGGCGCGCGAAATGCGGGCGTCGTGGCAGCGGCTGTTGGTCTTCTTCGTGTGCATCGCCGTCGGCGTGGGCGCCATCGTCGCCTTGCGGTCGGTCATCCAGAGCGTCCGCGACACCTTTGCCGGCGAGGCCAGGTCGTTAATCACCGCCGACGCCATCATCACCAGCAACCAGCCGATCAAGCCGGAGCTGGCGGCGAAGATCGCGGACCGGCTGAAGGCCGCCGGCGCCGAGAGCATCCGCTCGGTTGAACTGGCCACCATGGCGCGGGCCGCGGATCGCGCCGACGGGCGCGCGCGCATGGTGGAATTGCGCGCCGTCGAAGCCGGGTTCCCGTATTACGGCGCGATGCGTCTGGCCGGCGCCACTCCGTACCATCACGACCTGCTGCGAGGGTTCGGCGTGCTCGTGCGTCCCGAGCTGCTGGTGCAGCTGGGGGTCGCGGTCGGTGACGACCTCGCCATTGGTTCGCAGCGCTTCACGATCCGCGGCGTGATTGAGGGCGAGCCGGGACGGCGCCTGGGCGCGTTCAGCCTGGGCCCCCGGGTGTTCGTCGATCTCGCGGACCTCGAGAAGACCGGCCTGGTGAGGTTCGGCAGCCGGTCCACCACGCAGCTGTTAGTGCGGGTGCCGGACGCGCAGCTGGATCCGTTGATCCGCGGCCTGCGCGCCGACTTCACCAATCAGTTCGCGCGCGTGCGGTCGTACCAGGCCACCGAAGACGACATCGGCGAAGACTTCGCGCGGGCGGAAAACTACCTGAGCCTGGTCGGACTCGTGATCGTCATCCTCGGCGGCATCGGCGTGTCGAGCGTGACGCGGGTGTTCGTGCAGCAGAAGATGAAGAGCATCGCCGTGCTCAAGTGCGTGGGCGCCCGCTCGGCGCAACTGCTCGCGGTGTATGTCGCGCAAGTCCTGATGCTGGGATTGGCCGGGAGCCTGCTGGGCGTGGGCCTCGCCGCGGCGGCCATGCGCGCCATCCCGTCGTTACTGGCCGGCACCACGCCCGGCGTGGACATCAGCTACGCGCTCACGCTGCCGGCCGTGGCACAGGGCCTCGGGATCGGCATGCTGGTGTCGCTGTTGTTCTCCCTGGTCCCGCTGCTCGAAGTGCGTCACGTGAAGCCGTCGCTGCTGTTGCGCGATGAGCCGCGCCGCCGGCGGCCCGACGCCGTCCAGATCGGGGTCAGCCTCTTCGTGGTGGCAGCCCTGGTCTCGCTCACGGTGTGGCAGGCCGGGAACTGGCGGGTGGGCCTGGTCGTGGCGGCCGGGTTCGCGGTGACCGCGCTGGTCCTGCACCTGGCGGGCATTCTGATGATCAAGGCGACTGCGCCGCTGGCCCGATCGCGATGGTTCGCGCTGCGCCACGCGGTGCTGCAACTGAGCCGCCCGGGCAGCCAGATGCGGATCGTCCTGCTGGCGGTCGGGCTCGGCAGCTTCTTCATCATCGGCGTGCGGTCGCTCCAGACCAACCTGGTGGACCAGTTCGCGGTGAACGTGTCGGCGGACTCGCCGGACATGTTCCTGCTCGACGTCCAGAGCGATCAGGTCGACAGCGTGCGCCGGGCGATTGCCGCCAACCAGGCGCCGTCGGCGGCGCCGGCGCGGCTGTTGCCGGTGCTGCGCGCGCGCATCGTCGGCGTCGAGGGGCGCGAACTCAACCTCGAAAACTACGAGGACGTGCGCGGCCGGGGATCGCTCGCTCGTGAGTACACGATTACCTATCGCCAGGCGCTCGAGCCGAACGAACGGATCGTCGCCGGGCAGTTGTGGGACCCGACGCCTTCGGATGCCGGCGAGGTGTCGGTCGAGCAGTTCATCAGCGAGCAGTTCAAGATCAACCTGGGCGACACCATCCGGTTCGACGTGCTCGGCCGGGTCATCCCGGCCCGCGTTACCAGCGTGCGGCTGGTGGAGTGGTCCGACAGCCGCGCCGGCGGCTTCATGTTCGTGTTCCGGCCTGGCGTGCTGGAGAAGGCGCCGCACAGCTTCATCGGCTTCCTGCGCGGGCCGCAGGACGCCGGCGCCCGCGCCCGGCTGCAGTCGGCGCTGGTCGAGGCGGCGCCCAACGTCTCGGTGATCGACGGCCGCGAGATCCTGGACACCATCAAGTCGGTTGTCGACAACGTGACGCTGGCCGTGACCGTGGTCGGCACGCTGGTGGTGGTCAGCGGCCTGCTCATCCTCATTGGCGCCGTCGCCATGACCAAGTTCCGGCGGGTCTACGAGGCCGCGATTTTCAAGACCCTCGGTGCGACCCGCCAGCTGATTGCCACGGTGCTGGTCCTCGAGTACGGACTGCTGGGCCTGCTGGCGGGCGGCATCGGCGCCGGCGGCGCGATTGGCTTGTCATGGGCGGTCAGCCGTTACGCCCTCGACATCCCGTTCCGCCCCTTGCTCGGCATGAGCGCGATTGGCGTCGCGGTCACCGCCGTCCTGGTCGCCGCCATCGGCGTGATCTCCAGCTGGGAAGTCCTGCAGCGCAAGCCGCTCGCCACGCTCCGCGCGGAATAG
- a CDS encoding TraR/DksA family transcriptional regulator, which translates to MNVSDYKDALLKKRAELVETAGPVSLQNSMEHNNGRQGDMADQASGNNEVHIHLRLKQTDAKILQAIDEALVRIEKGAFGLCRDCGDPIAEARLNAIPWTRVCITCKEKQKA; encoded by the coding sequence ATGAACGTTTCGGACTACAAGGATGCCCTGCTGAAGAAGCGGGCCGAGCTCGTCGAAACCGCGGGCCCGGTTTCGCTCCAGAACTCAATGGAGCACAATAACGGCCGCCAGGGAGACATGGCCGACCAGGCGTCTGGCAACAACGAGGTGCATATCCATTTGCGCCTCAAGCAGACCGATGCGAAGATCCTGCAGGCCATCGACGAGGCGCTGGTGCGCATCGAAAAGGGGGCCTTCGGCCTGTGCCGCGACTGCGGCGATCCGATTGCCGAGGCACGGCTGAACGCAATTCCCTGGACGCGGGTGTGCATCACCTGCAAAGAGAAGCAAAAAGCGTGA
- the folK gene encoding 2-amino-4-hydroxy-6-hydroxymethyldihydropteridine diphosphokinase gives MALGSNLGDRESHLAYAVGRLAGLLSNLRQSSWFDTAPVGVGDQPRFLNGVVVGDTELTARALLNRLLDIEQDDGRQRPAPGAARTLDLDLILFGSERVAEPGLVVPHPRFRERLFVLEPLAELAPDWIDPVSGEAVSALLRRAQARPS, from the coding sequence ATCGCCCTCGGCAGCAACCTCGGCGATCGCGAATCCCACCTCGCCTACGCCGTCGGCCGCCTGGCCGGCCTGCTCTCCAACCTCCGGCAATCCTCCTGGTTCGACACGGCTCCGGTCGGCGTCGGCGACCAACCACGTTTCCTCAATGGGGTCGTGGTCGGCGACACCGAGCTGACGGCCCGCGCGCTGCTGAACCGGTTGCTCGACATTGAACAGGATGACGGGCGGCAGCGGCCGGCGCCGGGCGCGGCCCGAACCCTCGACCTGGACTTGATTCTGTTTGGGAGCGAGCGGGTGGCGGAACCGGGGCTGGTGGTTCCGCATCCGAGGTTCCGCGAGCGGCTCTTCGTGCTCGAGCCGCTCGCAGAATTGGCGCCCGACTGGATCGATCCAGTCAGCGGGGAAGCGGTTAGTGCCCTGCTTCGACGGGCGCAGGCGCGCCCTTCTTGA